ATCGTCCAGAAGGCATCAAGGCTTCTGCCCCGCCAGAACCAAACGGACTGGATGCGTCTGGAGCGCACATTCTTCATCCACTTCGGACCAAACACCTTTCGAGGCGTTGAGTGGGGCAACGGCCACGAGGATCCTTCCGTCTTCAACCCTGTACAACTTGATGCGGATCAATGGGTACGCACCGTGCGGGATGGCGGCGGCAAGATGGTGATTCTCGTATGCAAGCACCACGATGGATTGAACCTGTGGCCGACCCGCTATTCGAATCACTCCGTAGCGTTCAGTCCCTGGGAAGGCGGAAACGGAAATCTTGTTCGCGATGTAGCCGCGGCGGCGCGGAAATACAACATCAAGCTTGGCGTATATCTTTCACCCGCTGACCTCTATCAGCTGAAAACCAATCCCTCCAATCCAAAAGGCTACTATGGCAACCAAAGCCCAAAGCTGCGCTCGATTATTCCGACAGATCCCACCTTCTTCAAGACGGATCCATCCAAGGGTCGGACGCAGCCTGCGGGCTTTGGCAGATTTACGTACCAGGTCGACGATTACAACCGGTACTTCCTCAACGAACTCTACGAACTCTTGACGGAATACGGTCGGATCGATGAGGTCTGGTTCGATGGTGCGAACCCTGATCCGAGCGTGCAGGAGACATACGACTATAACGCCTGGTACGACATGATCCGGCATCTTCAGCCGCATGCGATCATCTTCGGCAAGGGGCCCGATGCTCGCTGGGTCGGCAATGAGAGCGGTGTCGGTCGAGCGACAGAGTGGAGCGTGATCCCTCTTCCCACCCCGCCGGATCAGTTCCGGTGGCCGGATATGAGGGATGAGGATCTGGGCAGCCGTTCCAAACTCGTCCCCGGATCGTACCTCTGGTGGTATCCGGCAGAGACCAATGTTCCGATTCTCCACGGTTGGTTTTGGGCTGAAGGTAAGAGTTCGCGAACCGCCGCCGAACTCGTAGATATCTATTACCAATCCGTCGGCCGCAACAGCAACTGGCTGCTGAACCTGTCACCGGATAATCGCGGCTTGATCCCGGAACTACAGGTTGCCAACGTCCGTCTGATGAATCAGGTCGTTAGCGAAACCTTTGCGAGAAACCTCGCGGACGGCGGCACCCTCACGGCTGATTCAAGTCAAAGAATGCACAGTCCCTCCGCTGTTCTCGACGGCAATCCGGATACGTGGTGGGAGGCCACGCCTGGTCGCAGCACAGCCATCCTGACGATAAAGCTTCCACACCCGGCCAAGTTCGACGTCATCTCCCTGCAAGAGGCCGTCGACCATCGCGGCCAGAGAATCGAATCCTTCGCCGTGGACGTGAAGGATGGATCGCAATGGAAGCAGGTGGAACAACAGACGACGATCGGTCACAAGAGGCTCTTGCGGCTGGACTCGCCGGTGAGCACCGATGAAGTGCGTATTCGTATCAACAGTTCCCGAATGGAACCCACCCTTGCCGAAATAGGTCTCTTCAAACAGGCTGAGCTAGTCCAGGCGCCCGTGATCGGGGATAGGGATACTCATGGAGACGTCACTATCACCAGCACGAAGGACCTGCCGGTTGTTTACACCCTGGACGGCACCGTGCCCACAGTTCGGTCGGCTATCTATCGGACGCCTATCCATCTGGTAAATGGCGGTGAAGTCCTGGCGGCATGCATTGCTCCAGATGGGCGACTCGGTATGCTGGCTCTGAAAGATATGCCAGGTGTCGCTCCGATCGGCTGGAAAATTGTCAGCGTTTCGAACGAGTTGCCGGAGCATCCTGCGATCAATGCGTTCGACGGAAATCCGAAAACGCTCTGGGAGACCGGTGCGAATGCACTGCCAGCTCCGCAAATCACGGTCGATATGGGAGATATTCATCGGGTCGCTGGCTTCACATATCTGCCGCGTCGGGACGGTAATCCCTCGGGCATCGTAGAAAAGTACCGTTTCGAAACCAGCGCCGATGGCCAGACCTGGAGTCTAGCTGTCGCTTCGGGCCGTTTCGAAAACATCTCTAACAATCCCGAACTGCAAAAGGTTTTCTTCCCTCCATCAGACGCCCGCTTTTTCCGGTTTACGGCATTGCAAGACACACAGAATGCTGGCAGAGCAGGTGCAGCCGAGATCTCCGTCATCTCGCCCTCTGAGACGACGCCTCACAACAAATGACGCGATTGTGAGCGCCAGCGTTATCACACGGCCTGTTGTAGTGCTACGAATACGAAAGGATCGAATGATTTCAGGCAATTTGTCCCGACGTGCACTCTTGAAGGAAGGTTCATTGGCTGCTGCGGCTGTTCCTTTCGGCCCCTACCTTCGAGCGCAGGCAAGCGTCTCGTCTACAAACGGGATCACGAAGGGAAAGTATCTGCCGACCTGGGAGTCTCTGCAGCAGTGGCGCATGCCGGAGTGGTTTCGTGACGCGAAGTTCGGTATCTGGGCGCATTGGTCGGCACAGTGCGTCCCGGAGCAGGGCGATTGGTACGGGCGCAACATGTACCTCCAGGGCAATCCGCAGTATGAGTTCCATTGCAAGACCTATGGGCATCCCTCCAAGGTGGGCTTCAAAGATATCGACCACATGTGGAAGGCGGATCGCTGGCAGCCCCACCAGTTAATGGACTTATACGTCAAGGCGGGAGCGAAGTACTTCTACGCACTGGGTTGTCATCATGACAACCTGGACTGCTTCGACTCCACCTATAACCACTGGAACACTACCAGAGTTGGCCCCATGAAGGACATCGTCGGCACATGGGAAAAGATCGTGCGCCAGCATGGACTTCGCTTCGGCATTTCAAATCACTCCTCGCACGCATGGCACTGGCTACAGCCAGCTTACGGCTACGATCCGGAGGGTCCGATGGCGGGGCTGCGCTATGACGCATACACATTGACGAAGGCGGACGGGAAAGGCCAGTGGTGGGATGGGCTCGATCCGCAGGAGCTTTACACGGGCCGCAACATTGTGATGCCGGACGGCATAAAGACCATCGCCAACGCCAATGCCTGGCATGAGAGCGGTGATCGCAAATGGCATGAAGAGCCACCGTCAATGAATCCGGCGTTCACCCGCAGGTGGTTTCTGCGCTGCAAGGAGATGGTCGACAAGTATAAGCCGGACATGCTCTATTTCGACGATACGGAGCTTCCACTTGGCCAGGCTGGGTTGGACGTTGTCGCCCACTTTTACAACGCAAACATGCGTTGGCACAATGGCCGCGAGGAGGCAGTGGTCGCGGCCAAGGAGTACACCCCCAAGCACATGGGTGCGACCATGCTGGACATCGAACGTGGCCGCGCACAAGGCATCCTCGAAGCTCCCTGGCAGACAGACACCTGCATTGGGGACTGGCATTATCGACGTTCGCTCTTCGACGAGCACTCGTACAAGCAGCCCAGCACTGTCGCGCAGATGCTCGTCGACATCGTAAGCAAGAACGGCAACCTGATGCTCAACATCCCTGTTCGTGGCGATGGAACGATCGATGAAGAGGAGCATAAGTTTCTGCGCGACTTCGGACGTTGGATGGCGGTGAATGGGGAGGCCATCTACGGCACGCGACCGTTCGCTGTCTACGGCGAGGGTCCGCCGGACATAACCGGTGCGCACAACTTCAACGAGCAGCACACCCGCCCCTACACCGCGGAAGATATCCGCTTCACGCGCAAAGGCGACCAGCTCTACGTATTTGCCTTGGGTTGGCCACACGACGGCGTGCTCCGGGTGAAGACACTCGCGAAGGAGAACTCCGTCTATCCGCAACTCATTCGCGGCGTAGAAATGCTGGGCAACGCAGGACGCCTGAACTTTCAGCAGACCGCACACGGTCTAGAAATTAAGCTTCCACCGCGAAGCCCTGAGATCCTCGACGCTTACTCGTTCCGCATCCTGGCCTGAGCCGCGGTTTGGACTGCGTACTCTTCAGGAGCCAACAGCTTTGCGATTGGCTGACCGACGTTCGCGAGTGGTTGCCCTGTGCAGGGCATCACTCAGCACAGAGCAACGTAAACTCAACCTTGCGCTGGTTCCGTAGTCCGCTCAGCTTCAGCCGTTGGCCGGACTTGCATGAATTTGTGATGGACCGCAATTGATGTGTAGTTTTCGCCGCCTTACCATTCACTTCAAGTAAGAGGTCGCCCGATTGCAATCCCGCACGCGCAGCAACAGAATCTGGAGGCGCGGTTTCCACGATCACACCCGTCTCCATGGGCGCCCCCTTCTCGGACATTTCACCTTGGCCTACAAGGTTGCGAACGGTAGCTCCCATCCACGGCATGGTGTCACGTCCCCTAGTGACGGCGAGCGTGGCCGATGGCGTGGCGAGCCACTTTGCGATATCCGGAGTCTGGGCAAGCATCCGCAGTCTCTTAGACCGAACTCCGTATTGCCTATGTGATAGACCCACGATGTCAAGACGGCGCGCTGGAGACTCCTCCGCAGAGAGAAGTCGCCTCCTACAGGGTCGAGGAACAGCGCATCTCCCTCAAGCGAGAGTGCATCCTGCCCGGAGAGCCTCTGCAGGTCCTCAGCACTCTTTGTTGCCGTCGCGCCGTCCCGTTGAAGGAAGTTCAGGTCGATCAATTGACCCCAGCCGCGCATTCGAATCGGCTGATATGGAGCGAAGACAATGTTCCTTTGAATCACGTCGCCAGTATGCGCGGGCCATACATGTGGATGAAACGTGTTGTTCACAAGCACATTGTCGAGTGCAGTCCGCAAAAACCCCTCACGGAACTTGATGCCGCCGCACAGGCAGAGATTTTCTGTAATCCGATAGTTCGTCGATCCATCGTCCAGATCGATATCCCATCCATGCGCGCATGCCCAGCGCGTGCGAGTGAGCACAATGGGTTGCACCGCATCGAGTGTCGGCAGGTCAAGCAGCGAGCCTGTCAGGAGGTCGTCTTCATTCGCACCATGGAGATGCCACCAGCGATCGCGCCCCCACGAATTGAACGCACCATGATCACTCGTCTCCAGCACTGTATCGAATACATCGCAACCATCCACGCAATGTCCTCCGAATGTACCATCGCCGATGTTGATCCCGGCGCGAGGTACACCGTAAATCGAACAGTTTGTCACCCGGATCTCACAGCTGGTGGAGATGTGAACACCGGCCGATTGCTTTTCAAAACGTCCGGTCCTCGCAATGAGACAGTCATCCACAAAGCAGTCGCGCGGATATGCGTCGTCCTTCGGCCCCAGTTTCCGGTCAATCTGATCGAGAGACGCTTCCTGGGAGTACCCAAGCAAAGCATTGCGCACCGCGCCAGGCCTGCCCACAAAGCAGATGCCATTCGATCCCGCCTCCTCAATGCGGCACGTTCTGAAACCCACCCGTCTCGCGTGGCCACTGACGAACACTGCGTTGCCGCCAACCTGATCGAAGAAACAATCTTCAAAACTGATATCTTCGGCGTTCTCGATCAGGAGTGCTCCACCGCGAAAGATGCGCCAATCGCTGCGCAGCAACTGTTCCCGCGTCTGCATGAAGGTGCGCTGCGTATGGCGGAAGGTGAGGCCGCGCAGGCGGACGCCATGCGCGGTCGCTGCCTCTTTCGAACCGATTTCGATGAGATTGACGAGGCGAACGATATCCACGTGCGCTCTCTTCAGATCGATACCACTGGGAGGATAGAAGTAAAGCGTCGAGGATCCTTCGTCGAGGTACCACTCGCCTGGCGCATCCAACTCCTCGAAGATCCCTTCTACGAAGCGAAACTCTTTATGCATCGGTTGGTCGCGATCGATCTGCCAGCCGCCTTCCATGGTCAGAAAACCTTCCACGTTGCGACCGGTCACACGATAGTGCAGGCTCCCCCAAAGCGACGCCTGCAAGCCGTGTACGTATGCGCCTTCCGGATGTTTCCATCGCCGCACGCGCTCGGGACTCAAAGCATCGATTGCCGTCCCGTTGAAATAGCACGCATTCTTGTCGAAGTTCGGATAACGCGCCAGGATTTGTCGTTGTCCGTTGACAAATAATTGGTCGGTCCTGGTGCCAGGAGGGACGGAAGCCTGATAGATCCCATCGCGGTATGGCTTCCATTCGAGAGAAAGACGGGAACCTCCACTTAGCACGGTCTCGCTGTCTCCGAAGGCTTCTATGCGTAGCGGACAAGCAGCCGTTCCCGCATCGTCGCTCGTAAGCCGGAGCGTCGCGGATAATTCGTGGACTCCTCCGTGCAGAAGGATCAACGCGGGAAAACCAGTCTCGTGCTTGCATTTCCGAGAGAGTTGCAATGCCCGCGAGAGGGTTCGAACTGGCGCAACAGGGGTTGCTGGATTGAGGTCATCACCCGACGGACTGACGTGTATCTCCGCTTCCACGCCGGGGCCTTCTGCGTTGAGCGCAAGCGGTCCACCTACGGCCACTGCACCAACGTTTCGAAGAAACTGCCGTCTATTCACTTGAACCTCTACCCTGCCTCAATCTCATTTCATTCTGTGGAGCCCGGAACTCCGTTCGCGGAGTCCTGGAATCTCGCAGACACCAGCACACTCGTCACCCTCTTGGAACGACTGGGATTGTGGGCCGCAGCCGCACCTGCTTGGTAGCGATGATCAACGAGGCAGGTATCAACCCGGGACCATCCATTTCTTCTTTCACTACCTCGACACGAATATTTCCGGGCTCCATGGTGCTCTGGACGATCGCCTGGGCCAGACCATTGAAAACCGAGCGCCTCGGTTCCTTATCGCTTTCCTGGCAGTTTGGATCTCCGTTGCCAACACCGATGAGTGTGCCCTCGCCGGAAACTTTCAAGACGATCTTGTTATCTGCGGTTGGTACAGGTCTGCCCTGCCGGTCGAGGATCTCGATCTTGAGAACAGCAAGATCTTCACCGTCGGCATTCATCTCGGTGCGGTCAGCGGTGAGCCGGATAGAGTGCGGTGCTCCAGTGGTCTCTCGCCTTTCGATCATGACCACCTTGCCGTCCCTCGATCCTCGTGCTTCGATCACGCCGGGCTCGTACTTTACCTTCCACTCGAGATGGCTCAGATGCGGAACCTTCTGCTTGCCAGCAGACTTTCCGTTCACCAGCAACTCCACCTCGTCCAGATTGGAATACACCCAAACCGGAATGTCTGTGCCTTCCCTGCCAGTCCAATTCCAATGCGGAAAGAGATGCAGCGAGGGTTCAGGACGCCACCACGCCTTGTAGTAGTAGAAGTAGTCCTTTGGAAATCCACACAGATCGACAATCCCGAAGTTGGAGCTGACGGACGGCCAACCGTATGGGGTCGGTTCACCACGATAGTCGAAGCCTGTCCAGGCAAATCCTCCTGCGGTCCAATCCCTCTCCCCGTAAAATTTCCACCATAGTTCTGGCAGCTCATAAACCCCGTGGTAGGAATCGACTACATTGCGCTTCGAGTCATTCGTGTATTCACCGCGCGTACTCACAGCACTCGACGTCTCCGAACCGAAGACTGGGCGCTTTGGGTTGTCCTTGTGAAAGGCATCCGGAAAATCCAGATGGTAGTTAAAGCCGACAACATCCACGGCGTCGGAGATCCCCCGCCTATTGTCGGCGTTGACAGCGGCAGTAACAACGCGAGTCGGGTCTAGTTCATGGCACTTGCGCACCATAGTGGCTGCAATTTTCGCTCCCTGCTCGGCCATCGGCCCTTGCAGCTGATTTTCTTCGTTGCCAATGGACCAGATGATCACCGACGGAGAGTTGCGGTACCGCTTGATCATCACTTCAAGTTGGCCGAGACCTTCCGCGCTTGAGCTCGTCTGCCGGGCTTCGCACATCAGCATCATGCCCATACGATCGCATGCTTCGACCCATTCGGGTGTAGGCATGTTATGCGCGGTCCGAACCGCGTTCGAGCCCATCTCACGCAGCACGGCGAGCCTGAACCACTGCAGTCGATCTGGCAGGGCAGCCCCCACGCCAGCATGATCCTGATGGTTGCAGGTACCCTGGATCTTCAAGGACTCGCCGTTCAGGAAAAAGCCCTTCTCGGGGTCGAAGGCGAGGCTACGCACGCCGAAAGAGACACGCTCACCATCGCAGACCGAGCCTTCCGTTTCGACGGTAACGATGGCCGAGTAAAGATTCGGTGCATCCACCGACCAGAGCGCGGGATTTGACAACTTCGCAGATGCCTGGAAAGTCGCGGATCCGTCTGGGTTGATCGATTGTTCGAGAGCCTCAGCTGTCGCTACCGCAACGCCGCGGGCATCTACGATGCTCCACTTGACTTTGGCTTTTTGTGGCTCATTGTGCTCGTTTTCCACGATCGTCGAAAGGTGCAGCGTTGCAGGTCTGCCGTCAACCGTGGAACGGACGACGCTCTCCCACCTGCTAAGGTGCACAGCATGGGTTTTGAGCAGCCAGACGTGCCGATAGACGCCCGCGCCCTCGTAAAACCAGCCATCTCCGAAGCTGGCGTCGACGCGCAGAACGATGTAGTTCTTCGCCCCGTATGCCAGGAAATCTGTCAGATCGAAGCGGAACGGGATATACCCGTTGTTGCTGCGGCCAACGAAACAACCATTGACGAAAACCAGGACATCGCGGAAGGCACCGTCGAACTCAACCCAGATGCGACGACCGGCATCGCTCGCGGGAGTCTCGAATTCACGCCGGTACCAACCCACACTGGTCTCTGGATAGCGTCGCCCCAACGGCTTATATCCGTGGGAACGCAGTTGGCTATCTCCGGTTCCGGAATCGTCATGAACGGATGGAAGCGCCACCGCCCAATCATGAGGCAGACGGACGGGAACCCAGTCAGAGTCGTTGAACTCAGCCTTCGCAAACTTAAACTCGCCCGTCTTTGAAAAATCGGCTTGGCCGTAGCCAAATTCCAGGTCCTTTGAGGGATCGGTGCCGTGACCAAACTTGAACTTCCATCCGAAGTCGAAGAGCAACTGCTCCCGAGGCGCGATAGCTGTCACGCTATCAGCTGCAGAGACAAGCTTCCTATCCAAAATCGAGTTCATGTCCCGGGCCCAGAGAGACCGCTCCAGTAGCGACGATGCCGAGATAGCAACAGAAGAAGCAAGAAGCTCACGACGAGTGATCAAAACCATATCAAGTCTCCGACCAAGGCGAATTGTCCTCTATCCAACCAATGAAAGCCACTCGCCAATGTTGGCAGCCAGCATGACGCTACTTCACAAACTCCTCACCGTATGGAGCCAGCTCGATCTCTCCCTTGTATCTCCGGTCGGAGAAAACTTCTTGTACATCCTTACCGAGGATGACCTTCTTCGTCTCGTTCGTTGTGTTGACGTAAAGTGTCCGGCCATTCACGACTCGTGCATATACCCCTTCGGGTGTGTTGGGACCGGGTTGTATGCCCAGCGGCCCATAGAGCGTGCCAAGAATCGCTTCAAGAAAAGAACGCTGCGCGGGAGCCGCGAGATAAAATGCCCGCCCTTTGCCGTACTTGTTCACGGTGAGGGCAGGCGGTGTTCCTGGGAGGTTGGAAAACTTCGCCAGCGGTTCTGCCGTCCCTGGCTCTAGAACTTCGTAGAAGCGTATGCTCCCCTTCACGGTCTTTCCGTCGAGCGTGAATTCCGGCGCTTCCTCCGGTTTATAGAACTGCGAGGTGCGCAGCCCGAAGACGTCGCTTAGTCTTCCCGGTAGAGCAGTATCGAACCACTGTCCATGTTCGTCGACTTTCGCGGAGAACGCGGTCATCAGGACAGCTCCTCCTCCGCTTACATAGGCGCGAATGGCCCTGGCGCTAGCATCGTCCATCACGTAGTCGGCCGGTATGACGACCAGTTTGTATGGCGATAGGCTGTCATGACCTATGTTGATAATGGCCGTATCGATATTGGCATGAAAGAACGGCTCGAAGGCACTTTGCACCTGATCCGTATAAGAGGGCGCAAAGTACTGAAGCGTCGTGTTGGAGGGACCATTCGGATGCGAAACAACGAACGAATCGAAGGAGTAGGCGATGGCTACCTCCGGATGCGTGTAGCGCGGAAAGCCAAACTTCTCCATCTCGCGAAACTCGGAGGCAATGTGCGCGAACTCATCGACCTTCCAGGAAGGTCTGCCGTCGTGGTCGAGTAGCCCAAAGAGCGCCTGCTCCTCTCCACCGAGGTGGCTGTTGAACGTCCACGCTAGAAATCCTTGCGCGCCCATCATCAATCCCAGATAGGCATACATGCGGCTTCTGCCAGGCGTTCCATAGTAGCCTCCGCCCCCTGCCGTGAACTCGTTGAACCATATCGGCGTTGGTAAATCCCCTTTGGTCATCAAGGCCCCGAATGCGCCGCTTACAGGATCCCCTGGGTAGAAGCCTTCGGCGCCGTAAGATACATACGATTTATATGTACTCAGATAGTCGAAGCCACGGCGCTGCGCATTGTCCCAGAGGTTGGAGATCGCTGGGATATCCGGCATATTGCGGCGACGGATCGCGTCGAGTTCATGGAGCCGTGTAACCGAAACATTTGACCAATAACGGTGCAAATCCAGGAAGCGTTCAGACGGGCCGGGCCCGTCGGCAAGCGGTAGATCAACATCATCGAAGCTATTTAGCCGACGCGACCAGCGCTGTGTGGCCCAGGCTTTATTGAGTTCCTCGATCGTTCCGTACTTCTTCCGAAGCCAGGTAATGAACCGCTGCCGGTCGGCCTCCGAGTACGACATTAAACCATTGCCGATCTCGTTGTCATAGCCGACCGCGATGACTGCCGGGTGGTGCATATACCGTTTCGTCATCGTCTCCGCGAGAATCGCGATTTCGCGGGCATAGTCAGGATCGCTGATGTTATCCATGTAACGCTCGGCAGGTGGTCGACGTTCCCCATTCTGGTTGACGATATCGACGCCGGGGTACTTGCGATGGAGCCAGATCGGTGCCGGCGTGCCGGGAATATCCAGAATCACCCTGATGCCGTTGGCCTGCATCTTATCCATGACCTTGTCGAACCATTCGAATTTAAACTGTCCTTGTGAAGGTTCAAAGGAATCCCACGAGAGATCCCCCATTCGCACCACGTTGAAGCCTGCATGCTTCATGATCGCGATATCGTGGTCAATCTCTTCAGGGGATCGATCGATGGGTTGGTAGCAGGCGCCGACGAAGAGCTGGCCGGCCCCCGGCCAACCCGGATGCGTTATGGCTTCCTGTGCAGTCGCTGCGAAGTTCGCGCTGGCCAGGGTGAGAAGAAAGGGTGCAACCCGCCGGATGGCCCAGGGGAGGAAAGTTCGCTGGCTCGCTGGCTCGACTTGATTCTTCATAGCTCCTCTCGCGCAAGAGACCGACTGCAGGCCTCTTGCGCCGTTATCGATTTCGCGTCAGTTTGATCAGAACAATATCGTTGCTATTCATGGGTACGGTGAATTTGAGTGTGCCCATCGCTCCGCTCCGAAGATTCCTCTCCGTCTCGGGAAGGTCCCGTGTGAACAGATTTAGCTGAGACACCTGTTGTACTGTCAGCGTCGTCGGAGAACCCATCTCGATATAGGCGCTGTAGGCATCGTTGGCGCGATAGCCAGTCCGATAAACCTTGAGATGGTAGATGGACTTGGGCTCAAGACGCACAGCTTGCACCATCATGGGCACGGCTTTGTGGGAAGGAACCAGTCTCGTGTAGAAGGAGTGGTTGCTGAGTTTCTGTTCCGGCTGCTCGAAGTTCCAAATCACGCCAGCAAGGTCACCGCCGCTCTTCGAGAACAGGGACTGTTCGTCGTTGTTTAGAAGACTCTCTCCTTGAAGGGCGTGCAGGTACTTATAAGCAAAGTACGCTGGCTTGCGAATCCCTTGGGGATTCATGAGTCCGAACCCGCCCTGAAAGGGAGCGGTAGGAGGGCCGGGTTCTTCGAACAGATCCGTATAAGTCCAGTAGCTCATCCCCTGCGCCATCCCTTGGCATGCCTTCAGCTTACTCAGGATATATGCGGCGCTTATGTAGGAATCGTGAACAGCGTCCCGCGGAGTATAACTGGTGGTCCACTCGGAGAAATAGAGCGGCAAGTTTGGGAACGGTGACTTTGAAATTTCCGAACGAACGCGGCGCACATCGCCAACGATCGCATCCGGAGACGGATCAAGCTTGGTGTCCGACTTTCCATTCTCATCGAGGAAGCCACCCTGCACCCCATAGGTATGCGTCGTTACGAAATCGACGCCTGCGCCGCTCTGCTTCATATGGGCCAGAAACTCAGGCACCCAGGCCGCACCTGCGGTAGATGGTCCGCCCACGCGCAACGCCGGGTCGACAGACTTGATCGTCTTTGCGGTCAGATCGTAGAGGGCAAAGTAAGCCTGCTGGTCTCCACCCTCAAAAAAACCTGAGAGATTCGGTTCGTTCCAAACTTCAAAGAACCATGTACGCACCTCATCCCCGCCGTAACGTGCCTCGATATGCCGGATGAAAGCGTCCACAAGATCGCGCCAACCGTCAGGCTGGGGATGCGACGTATTGCCATGCCAATAGAAGATGCTGCT
This genomic stretch from Terriglobus saanensis SP1PR4 harbors:
- a CDS encoding GH39 family glycosyl hydrolase is translated as MLQLSFWPISFVAFSFSACFIAAAINAESPPTVSRQVHVDMADARGPVDRFFDLSVGSDYPGTLMRDDSQAQLKVVTDELGFRYIRFHAIFHDVLGTMKTEYGKTVYDWSGIDRLYDDLLARHIRPFVELGFTPNALATSKSSIFYWHGNTSHPQPDGWRDLVDAFIRHIEARYGGDEVRTWFFEVWNEPNLSGFFEGGDQQAYFALYDLTAKTIKSVDPALRVGGPSTAGAAWVPEFLAHMKQSGAGVDFVTTHTYGVQGGFLDENGKSDTKLDPSPDAIVGDVRRVRSEISKSPFPNLPLYFSEWTTSYTPRDAVHDSYISAAYILSKLKACQGMAQGMSYWTYTDLFEEPGPPTAPFQGGFGLMNPQGIRKPAYFAYKYLHALQGESLLNNDEQSLFSKSGGDLAGVIWNFEQPEQKLSNHSFYTRLVPSHKAVPMMVQAVRLEPKSIYHLKVYRTGYRANDAYSAYIEMGSPTTLTVQQVSQLNLFTRDLPETERNLRSGAMGTLKFTVPMNSNDIVLIKLTRNR
- a CDS encoding beta-galactosidase, which gives rise to MKNQVEPASQRTFLPWAIRRVAPFLLTLASANFAATAQEAITHPGWPGAGQLFVGACYQPIDRSPEEIDHDIAIMKHAGFNVVRMGDLSWDSFEPSQGQFKFEWFDKVMDKMQANGIRVILDIPGTPAPIWLHRKYPGVDIVNQNGERRPPAERYMDNISDPDYAREIAILAETMTKRYMHHPAVIAVGYDNEIGNGLMSYSEADRQRFITWLRKKYGTIEELNKAWATQRWSRRLNSFDDVDLPLADGPGPSERFLDLHRYWSNVSVTRLHELDAIRRRNMPDIPAISNLWDNAQRRGFDYLSTYKSYVSYGAEGFYPGDPVSGAFGALMTKGDLPTPIWFNEFTAGGGGYYGTPGRSRMYAYLGLMMGAQGFLAWTFNSHLGGEEQALFGLLDHDGRPSWKVDEFAHIASEFREMEKFGFPRYTHPEVAIAYSFDSFVVSHPNGPSNTTLQYFAPSYTDQVQSAFEPFFHANIDTAIINIGHDSLSPYKLVVIPADYVMDDASARAIRAYVSGGGAVLMTAFSAKVDEHGQWFDTALPGRLSDVFGLRTSQFYKPEEAPEFTLDGKTVKGSIRFYEVLEPGTAEPLAKFSNLPGTPPALTVNKYGKGRAFYLAAPAQRSFLEAILGTLYGPLGIQPGPNTPEGVYARVVNGRTLYVNTTNETKKVILGKDVQEVFSDRRYKGEIELAPYGEEFVK